The segment CGACCCAATGGAGCTGTTAGATGAAGTGGAAAATGAGCTGAAAATTGCTTGTTGCCCAATCACATGGCCAATTGGCTGCGGTAAGTTATTCAAAGGTGTTTACCACTTACTGCGTGACGAAACCATTTTGTATCAAACAGGTCAAGGTCATACAATTCAAGAAGTCCGCATCGTTAAAGGGTTAAATAACCCTGAATTAGACGCGGCTGTTGGTGATGAATTAGCTTCTCAGCTTCGCGAAGAGCTGGAGTTAGTTCAAGGGGCTTCCCATGAATTTGACCACGATGCATTTTTAGCGGGTGAGCTGACCCCTGTATTCTTTGGTACCGCCTTAGGTAACTTCGGTGTGGATCATATGCTTGATGGTCTCGTTGAGTGGGCGCCTGCACCGCAAGCACGCAAAACCGATGTGCGTGAAGTGGAAGCCACAGAAGAGAAATTTACCGGTTTTGTCTTCAAAATTCAGGCGAATATGGACCCTAAACACCGTGACCGTGTTGCCTTTATGCGTATCGTCTCGGGTACCTATGAAAAAGGGATGAAACTGCGTCAAGTTCGTATTAAGAAAGACGTGGTGATTTCTGATGCACTGACCTTTATGGCGGGTGACCGTTCTCAAGTTGAGAATGCTTATGCAGGGGACATCATCGGCTTACACAACCACGGGACTATCCAGATTGGGGATACTTTCACCCAAGGTGAAGAGCTGAAATTTACCGGGATCCCGAACTTTGCGCCTGAATTATTCCGTCGTATTCGTCTGCGTGATCCTCTGAAGCAAAAGCAGCTACTGAAAGGCTTGGTACAGTTATCTGAAGAGGGGGCTGTGCAGGTCTTCCGTCCATTAATCAATAATGACTTGATTGTGGGTGCGGTAGGGGTGCTTCAGTTCGATGTGGTGGTTTCTCGCTTGAAGAGCGAATATAACGTTGAAGCGATTTATGAAGCGGTTAACGTTTCTACCGCTCGCTGGGTTGAATGCGATGATGTGAAGAAATTCGAAGAGTTTAAGCGCAAAAATGAGCAGAACTTAGCCTTAGATGGCGGTGACAATTTATCTTACATTGCGCCGACAATGGTTAATTTGAATTTAACCAGCGAACGTTATCCTGAAGTGAGATTCCGCAAAACGCGTGAACACTAATTATTATCCCTAATTAGTATATATATATCGAAATGGTCAACTGAGTTGGCCATTTTTGTTATTTATCCTATTAATTATCAATATTTTCAATGTAATAACTAATTGAATCGATATTTTTTCGCGATGAGCATGCTGCTATGATGGCGGTGGGTGCTTGGATCATTTTGGTTCAAGCAAATTATTGGTTTAAATAAACAATTGGTTTAAGTGAACAATAAGTTGTGAGACCAAAAAGACGAAAGCCCCGAGTTCCATTAACAGTAACTCGAGGCAGTCTCCAACCCAACAATTGGATTCTGTCTCCTTTTTGTACAGGAGTCAAGAGGAATGACCAAGTTTGCTCTGATCGGGCTAATGACCGTGTGCGCCACGGTGTTGTGTCTTTCACTGCTGCTGCGAGACCGACTCTGTTCGGTT is part of the Providencia zhijiangensis genome and harbors:
- a CDS encoding Hok/Gef family protein; its protein translation is MTKFALIGLMTVCATVLCLSLLLRDRLCSVNVVSGNTMVQATLLCVE
- the prfC gene encoding peptide chain release factor 3, whose amino-acid sequence is MTDQNFLHEVSTRRTFAIISHPDAGKTTITEKVLLFGHAIQRAGTVKGRGSNQHAKSDWMEMEKQRGISITTSVMQFPYNDCLVNLLDTPGHEDFSEDTYRTLTAVDCCLMVIDSGKGVEDRTRKLMEVTRLRDTPILTFMNKLDRDIRDPMELLDEVENELKIACCPITWPIGCGKLFKGVYHLLRDETILYQTGQGHTIQEVRIVKGLNNPELDAAVGDELASQLREELELVQGASHEFDHDAFLAGELTPVFFGTALGNFGVDHMLDGLVEWAPAPQARKTDVREVEATEEKFTGFVFKIQANMDPKHRDRVAFMRIVSGTYEKGMKLRQVRIKKDVVISDALTFMAGDRSQVENAYAGDIIGLHNHGTIQIGDTFTQGEELKFTGIPNFAPELFRRIRLRDPLKQKQLLKGLVQLSEEGAVQVFRPLINNDLIVGAVGVLQFDVVVSRLKSEYNVEAIYEAVNVSTARWVECDDVKKFEEFKRKNEQNLALDGGDNLSYIAPTMVNLNLTSERYPEVRFRKTREH